A single window of Gammaproteobacteria bacterium DNA harbors:
- a CDS encoding FKBP-type peptidyl-prolyl cis-trans isomerase, producing MKSSVVLALTATLLAGPALAADDLSKGSDKQKFSYAVGFQIAQGLRHDGLDLDADAFAQAARDVLTDQPTKLSMEEMQAAVEKFQQKAAADQQAKADKALKDGKAFLADNKTKKGVVTRPSGLQYQVIKEGTGKNPAATDTVEVNYRGTLLNGTEFDSSYKRGESVSFPVNQVIQGWQEVLPLMKVGSHWKVFIPSELAYGERGAGGNIGPNETLVFEIELLGIK from the coding sequence ATGAAATCAAGCGTGGTTCTCGCATTGACGGCGACCCTGCTGGCAGGCCCGGCCCTGGCCGCGGACGATCTGTCGAAGGGTAGCGACAAGCAGAAATTCAGCTATGCGGTCGGCTTCCAGATCGCCCAGGGGCTGCGCCACGACGGCCTCGACCTCGACGCCGATGCCTTCGCCCAGGCGGCGCGCGACGTGCTCACGGACCAGCCGACGAAGCTGAGCATGGAAGAGATGCAGGCCGCGGTCGAGAAGTTCCAGCAGAAGGCGGCGGCGGATCAACAGGCCAAGGCCGACAAGGCGCTCAAGGACGGCAAGGCCTTCCTCGCCGACAACAAGACCAAGAAGGGCGTGGTGACGCGTCCGAGCGGCCTGCAGTACCAGGTCATCAAGGAAGGCACCGGCAAGAACCCGGCCGCGACCGACACGGTGGAAGTGAACTACCGCGGCACGCTGCTCAACGGCACCGAGTTCGACAGCTCCTACAAGCGCGGCGAAAGCGTCAGCTTCCCGGTCAACCAGGTCATCCAGGGCTGGCAGGAAGTGCTGCCGCTGATGAAGGTGGGTTCGCACTGGAAGGTGTTCATCCCCTCCGAGCTGGCCTACGGCGAGCGCGGCGCGGGCGGCAACATCGGCCCGAACGAGACGCTGGTGTTCGAGATCGAACTGCTGGGGATCAAGTAA
- the katG gene encoding catalase/peroxidase HPI, which yields MSESKCPMHQTAGTGTSNRDWWPDRLRLNILRQHSAKSDPMGEDFDYAAEFRKLNYSALKKDLLKVMTDSQDWWPADFGHYGPLFVRMAWHSAGTYRSGDGRGGGGRGQQRFAPLNSWPDNVSLDKARRLLWPVKQKYGKRISWADLIILTGNVALESMGFRTFGFGGGRADVWEADEDVYWGAETKWLDDKRYSGERDLDNPLAAVQMGLIYVNPEGPNGKPDPVAAAKDIRETFARMAMDDEETVALIAGGHTFGKTHGAGPATHVGADPEAAPLEAQGLGWASTFRSGKGGDTITSGLEVTWTTTPAQWGNNFFENLFGFEWELSKSPAGAHQWVAKDAPAIIPDAHNPSKKHKPTMLTTDLSLRFDPAYEKISRRFKDDPQAFAEAFARAWFKLTHRDMGPRARYLGPEVPKEALIWQDPIPAVDHKLIGKKEIEELKEKILAAKLTVAQLVSTAWASASTFRGSDKRGGANGARIRLAPQKDWAVNQPAQLKKVVKTLEGIQAAFNKKAKGGRKVSLADLIVLAGGAGIENAAKKAGVTVKVPFTPGRMDATQEQTDVTGFAWLEPAADGFRNYVKAGTALPAEALLVDKAQLLTLTAPEMTVLVGGLRVLGANVGDAKHGVFTKKPGALSNDFFVNLLDMGTEWKPVAKQTSVYEGRDRKTGKVKWTGTRVDLVFGSNSELRALAEVYGSADAQEMFVHDFVAAWTKVMELDRFDLA from the coding sequence ATGTCCGAAAGCAAATGTCCGATGCACCAGACGGCCGGGACGGGCACGTCGAACCGCGACTGGTGGCCCGATCGCCTGCGGCTGAATATCCTGCGCCAGCATTCCGCCAAGTCCGACCCGATGGGCGAGGACTTCGACTACGCCGCGGAGTTCAGGAAGCTGAACTACTCCGCGCTGAAGAAAGACCTGCTGAAAGTCATGACGGACTCGCAGGACTGGTGGCCGGCGGACTTCGGGCACTACGGCCCGCTGTTCGTGCGCATGGCCTGGCACAGCGCCGGCACCTACCGCTCGGGCGATGGCCGCGGCGGCGGCGGGCGCGGGCAGCAGCGCTTCGCGCCGCTCAACAGTTGGCCGGACAACGTCAGCCTGGACAAGGCGCGCCGCCTGCTGTGGCCGGTCAAGCAGAAATACGGCAAGCGCATCTCCTGGGCTGACCTGATCATCCTGACCGGCAACGTCGCGCTGGAATCGATGGGCTTCCGCACCTTCGGCTTCGGCGGCGGGCGCGCGGACGTGTGGGAGGCGGACGAGGACGTCTACTGGGGCGCCGAGACGAAGTGGCTCGACGACAAGCGTTACTCCGGCGAGCGCGATCTCGATAATCCGCTCGCGGCCGTGCAGATGGGCCTGATCTACGTCAACCCGGAAGGCCCGAACGGCAAGCCCGATCCGGTCGCCGCGGCCAAGGACATCCGCGAGACCTTCGCGCGCATGGCGATGGACGACGAGGAGACCGTCGCGCTGATCGCCGGCGGTCACACCTTCGGCAAGACCCACGGCGCCGGCCCGGCGACCCACGTCGGGGCCGACCCGGAAGCAGCGCCGTTGGAGGCGCAGGGCCTGGGCTGGGCGAGCACGTTCCGCTCGGGCAAGGGCGGCGACACGATCACCAGCGGCCTGGAAGTGACCTGGACCACGACGCCGGCGCAGTGGGGCAACAACTTCTTCGAGAACCTGTTCGGCTTCGAATGGGAGTTGAGCAAATCGCCGGCCGGCGCGCACCAGTGGGTGGCGAAGGACGCCCCCGCCATCATCCCGGACGCGCATAATCCATCGAAGAAGCACAAGCCGACCATGCTGACCACCGACCTGTCGCTGCGCTTCGACCCGGCCTACGAGAAGATCTCGCGCCGCTTCAAGGACGACCCGCAGGCCTTCGCCGAGGCCTTCGCCCGGGCCTGGTTCAAGCTGACGCATCGCGACATGGGGCCGCGCGCCCGCTACCTCGGTCCCGAGGTCCCGAAGGAGGCGCTGATCTGGCAGGATCCGATCCCCGCGGTCGATCACAAGCTGATCGGCAAGAAGGAGATCGAGGAACTGAAGGAAAAGATCCTGGCCGCGAAGCTGACCGTCGCGCAACTGGTCTCGACCGCCTGGGCCTCGGCCTCCACCTTCCGCGGCTCCGACAAGCGCGGCGGCGCCAACGGCGCGCGCATCCGGCTCGCCCCGCAGAAGGACTGGGCGGTGAACCAGCCGGCGCAACTGAAGAAGGTGGTGAAGACGCTGGAGGGCATCCAGGCCGCGTTCAACAAGAAGGCCAAGGGCGGCCGGAAGGTCTCGCTCGCCGACCTGATCGTGCTGGCCGGCGGCGCGGGCATCGAGAACGCCGCGAAGAAGGCCGGCGTCACGGTGAAGGTGCCCTTCACGCCGGGCCGCATGGACGCCACGCAGGAGCAGACCGACGTCACCGGCTTCGCCTGGCTCGAACCGGCCGCCGACGGCTTCCGCAACTACGTCAAGGCCGGGACCGCGCTGCCGGCCGAGGCGCTGCTGGTCGACAAGGCGCAACTGCTGACGCTGACCGCGCCGGAGATGACGGTGCTGGTCGGCGGCCTGCGCGTGCTGGGCGCCAACGTCGGCGACGCGAAGCACGGCGTCTTCACGAAGAAGCCGGGGGCGTTGAGCAACGACTTCTTCGTCAACCTGCTCGACATGGGCACGGAGTGGAAGCCGGTCGCGAAGCAGACCAGCGTCTACGAAGGCCGCGACCGCAAGACCGGCAAGGTCAAGTGGACCGGCACGCGCGTCGACCTCGTGTTCGGCTCGAACTCCGAGCTGCGGGCGCTGGCCGAGGTCTACGGCAGCGCCGACGCGCAGGAGATGTTCGTGCACGACTTCGTGGCGGCCTGGACCAAGGTGATGGAACTGGATCGGTTCGATCTGGCCTAG
- the gdhA gene encoding NADP-specific glutamate dehydrogenase → MKYSSFQEFMAYVAERASGQPEYLQAVAEVMESLWPFISMHPRYAEHGLLDRLIEPERIIMFRVAWVDDQGEVKVNRGYRIQHSSAIGPYKGGLRFHPSVNLSILKFLAFEQTFKNALTTLPMGGGKGGSDFDPKDRSPGEIMRFCQAFVGELFRHVGADTDVPAGDIGVGRREIGYMSGMMKKLSNRADCVFTGKGLSFGGSLIRPEATGYGAVYFAEEMLGHAGRTLQGLRVAVSGSGNVAQYAVEKAINLGARVITVSDSGGTVLDESGFTPEKLAELMDVKNHHYGRVSDYARRVGARFLPGVRPWAIPADVAMPCATQNELDEDDARTLVGNGVACVVEGANMPVTAAAVRVFEHAGVLFAPGKASNAGGVATSGLEMSQNAMRLSWQREEVDARLREIMHGIHAACLQYGRRPDGGISYVDGANITGFVKVADAMLAQGVI, encoded by the coding sequence ATGAAGTATTCCAGTTTCCAGGAGTTCATGGCGTACGTGGCGGAGCGCGCATCGGGGCAGCCCGAATATCTGCAGGCGGTGGCCGAGGTGATGGAGAGCCTGTGGCCATTCATCTCGATGCATCCGCGCTATGCCGAGCACGGCCTGCTCGATCGCCTGATCGAGCCCGAGCGCATCATCATGTTCCGCGTCGCCTGGGTGGACGACCAGGGCGAGGTCAAGGTCAACCGCGGCTACCGCATCCAGCACAGTTCCGCCATCGGTCCCTACAAGGGCGGCCTGCGTTTTCACCCGTCGGTGAACCTGTCCATCCTCAAGTTCCTCGCTTTCGAGCAGACCTTCAAGAACGCGTTGACCACGCTGCCCATGGGCGGCGGCAAGGGCGGCTCGGATTTCGATCCCAAGGATCGCAGCCCTGGCGAGATTATGCGTTTCTGTCAGGCCTTCGTCGGCGAGCTGTTCCGCCACGTCGGCGCCGATACCGATGTCCCCGCCGGCGACATCGGCGTGGGGCGGCGTGAAATCGGCTATATGTCCGGCATGATGAAGAAGCTGTCGAATCGCGCCGATTGCGTCTTCACCGGCAAGGGGCTGTCCTTCGGCGGTTCGCTGATCCGCCCGGAGGCCACCGGCTACGGTGCCGTCTACTTCGCCGAGGAGATGCTCGGGCACGCCGGACGTACCCTGCAGGGCCTGCGCGTCGCCGTCTCGGGCTCCGGTAACGTGGCGCAGTACGCCGTGGAGAAAGCCATCAACCTGGGCGCCCGCGTGATCACGGTGTCCGATTCCGGCGGCACAGTGCTGGACGAGTCCGGCTTCACGCCGGAGAAGCTGGCAGAACTGATGGACGTGAAGAACCATCACTACGGCCGGGTGAGCGATTATGCCCGGCGTGTCGGCGCCCGGTTCCTGCCCGGCGTGCGGCCCTGGGCCATCCCGGCGGATGTGGCCATGCCCTGCGCGACGCAGAACGAACTGGATGAGGATGATGCCCGCACCCTGGTCGGCAATGGCGTCGCATGCGTCGTCGAGGGCGCGAACATGCCCGTCACGGCGGCGGCGGTGAGGGTTTTCGAGCACGCCGGCGTGCTGTTCGCGCCGGGCAAGGCCAGCAATGCCGGCGGCGTCGCCACCTCCGGCCTGGAAATGAGCCAGAACGCCATGCGCCTGTCCTGGCAGCGGGAGGAGGTGGACGCGCGACTGCGGGAGATCATGCACGGCATCCACGCCGCCTGCCTGCAGTACGGCCGGCGCCCGGACGGTGGCATCAGTTATGTCGATGGCGCGAATATCACCGGCTTCGTCAAGGTCGCGGACGCCATGCTGGCGCAGGGTGTGATCTGA
- a CDS encoding YaiI/YqxD family protein translates to MNIWIDADACPVVIKEILFRAAERTRLSLTLVANQPLRVPRSPYIKQLQVASGFDVADNEIAKRMQDGDLVITNDIPLAAETLAKGGRALSPRGELFSPDTIRDRLVMRDFLDTLRSSGIQTGGPAPLSQADRKAFADQLDRLLSGRG, encoded by the coding sequence ATGAATATATGGATCGACGCTGACGCATGTCCGGTGGTGATTAAGGAAATTCTCTTCCGCGCCGCCGAACGCACCCGACTTTCGCTGACGCTGGTGGCCAACCAGCCGCTGCGCGTACCCCGGTCGCCATATATCAAACAGCTCCAGGTAGCTTCCGGTTTCGACGTCGCCGATAACGAGATCGCCAAGCGGATGCAGGACGGTGATCTTGTTATCACCAATGACATCCCGCTCGCCGCCGAGACGCTGGCTAAGGGCGGGCGGGCGCTCAGTCCGCGCGGTGAATTGTTCAGTCCCGATACGATCCGTGACCGGCTGGTGATGCGGGATTTCCTGGACACGCTGCGTTCGAGCGGTATCCAGACCGGCGGTCCGGCGCCGCTGAGCCAGGCGGATCGCAAGGCGTTTGCGGATCAGCTGGATCGCTTGTTGAGTGGGAGGGGGTGA
- a CDS encoding polysaccharide deacetylase family protein: MKIRPLTGFRAPPWARAGLALLLALCCAGATAGVPATAVVFMYHRFGETSYPATSVRLEQFDQHLEHLAAAGYRVWPLQRIVDRLRDGGEIPDRTVAITVDDAYLSVYTEAWPRLKKRGWPFTVFVSTDAIDRKLPAYMSWAQMREMSRAGVVFANHSARHDYLVRRNAGEDAAAWRARVRADIELAQRRLSDELGAAPMLFAYPYGEYDAALAELVRGLGFTAFGQQSGALGRGSDPRALPRFPMAEAFADSAGFRGKAAALALPVRTVEPWDPVVDGPTPPRMRIAVSRAPADGDARLDALRCFDQGGKDITVKREGQGRRRRGVRRPRRGRTAPGAQPLQLHRALSLGAGAVLLVQPSMAASAIVRLRDAVRRSSLRRSAARTARRWLARMIDWISPM; encoded by the coding sequence ATGAAGATCAGACCGCTTACCGGTTTTCGGGCGCCGCCGTGGGCGCGGGCCGGCCTGGCGCTGCTGCTCGCCCTCTGTTGCGCCGGCGCGACGGCGGGCGTGCCGGCCACGGCCGTGGTGTTCATGTATCACCGATTCGGCGAGACCTCCTACCCTGCCACCAGCGTCCGCCTCGAACAGTTCGACCAGCACCTGGAGCACCTGGCCGCGGCGGGATACCGGGTGTGGCCGCTGCAGCGCATCGTCGACCGCCTGCGCGACGGCGGGGAGATCCCCGACCGCACGGTCGCCATCACCGTCGACGATGCCTATCTGTCGGTCTACACCGAGGCCTGGCCGCGGCTGAAGAAACGCGGCTGGCCGTTCACCGTGTTCGTCTCCACCGACGCCATCGACCGGAAGCTGCCCGCCTACATGAGCTGGGCGCAGATGCGCGAGATGTCGCGCGCGGGCGTGGTCTTCGCCAATCACTCCGCCCGCCACGACTACCTGGTCCGCCGCAACGCAGGCGAGGATGCGGCGGCCTGGCGCGCGCGCGTGCGGGCCGATATCGAACTCGCCCAGCGCCGGCTCAGTGATGAACTCGGCGCCGCGCCGATGCTGTTCGCCTATCCCTACGGGGAATACGACGCCGCGCTCGCGGAGCTGGTGCGCGGCCTCGGCTTCACCGCCTTCGGCCAGCAGTCGGGCGCGCTCGGCCGCGGATCGGACCCGCGCGCGCTGCCGCGCTTCCCGATGGCCGAGGCCTTTGCCGATTCCGCCGGTTTCCGCGGCAAGGCCGCGGCGCTGGCGCTGCCGGTGCGCACCGTCGAACCCTGGGATCCGGTGGTCGACGGGCCGACGCCGCCGCGGATGCGCATCGCGGTGAGCCGCGCTCCGGCGGACGGCGACGCGCGCCTCGATGCGCTGCGCTGCTTCGATCAGGGCGGGAAGGACATCACGGTCAAACGTGAAGGACAGGGACGACGGCGACGCGGTGTTCGCCGTCCACGCCGCGGGCGAACTGCCCCCGGGGCGCAGCCGCTACAACTGCACCGCGCCCTCAGCCTCGGCGCCGGAGCGGTACTACTGGTTCAGCCATCTATGGCTGCGTCGGCGATAGTGCGGTTGCGCGACGCCGTGCGCAGATCCTCGTTGCGCAGGTCCGCGGCGCGCACCGCGCGCAGGTGGTTGGCGCGGATGATCGACTGGATCTCGCCGATGTAG
- a CDS encoding redoxin domain-containing protein produces MTIQSVPAPDWQVGQWFNTDRPLALSGLRGRVVMLHAFQMLCPGCVSHGVPQAERVHRQYAQEGVIVIGLHTVFEHHAAMTPLALEAFLHEYRITHPVGVDVAVSGRSVPATMQAYAMRGTPTLVLIDRAGHVRFHEFGRPDDLRVGVTLGRLLAEPWSSSVEVPLARPGGSGGGGCDDTGCEVRG; encoded by the coding sequence ATGACGATTCAATCGGTGCCGGCGCCGGACTGGCAGGTCGGCCAGTGGTTCAATACCGACCGTCCGCTAGCTCTCTCCGGCCTGCGCGGCCGGGTCGTGATGCTGCACGCCTTCCAGATGCTGTGTCCGGGCTGCGTCAGCCACGGTGTGCCGCAGGCCGAGCGCGTGCATCGCCAGTACGCGCAGGAGGGTGTGATCGTCATCGGCCTGCATACGGTCTTCGAGCATCATGCGGCGATGACCCCGCTGGCGCTCGAGGCCTTCCTGCACGAATATCGAATCACCCATCCCGTCGGCGTGGATGTCGCCGTGTCGGGCCGCTCTGTGCCCGCGACCATGCAGGCCTACGCCATGCGCGGCACGCCGACGCTGGTCCTGATCGACCGCGCCGGCCATGTCCGCTTTCATGAGTTCGGCCGCCCGGACGACCTGCGGGTAGGCGTGACCCTGGGGCGATTGCTCGCGGAACCGTGGTCCTCATCGGTAGAGGTGCCGTTGGCCAGACCGGGCGGCAGCGGTGGAGGCGGTTGCGACGACACGGGTTGTGAGGTGCGGGGCTGA
- a CDS encoding PLP-dependent aminotransferase family protein, with translation MPIVSLDSNDSLPLIDQIVNGVKKLIDERAIRPGSRMPSIRSFAQDHRISRFTVVQAYDRLVAMGCMNSRQGSGFYVSPRPRPQESPDGTCQPDSAVDVVWLLRNSLEHRSSRTMPGAWWLPASWMVETGIRKSLRALSLRDGEFLTAYGTPSGYLPLRELLRHRLLDIGIGVDLPQIILTSGVTHAMDLVARHFIRAGDTVLVDDPGYFILYGGLKSFGARIVGVPWNADGPDVETMEALIKEHRPRFFFTNTILHNPTGATISQPVAYRMLQLAEKYDMMIVEDDIYGDFHPGNATRLATLDQLKRVIYVSSFSKSVSASLRVGYMVCNPEIASSLCDVKLLTGLTTSEISERLMHQLLIEGHYRKHLDKLRMKLQQARDKTIARLEALGFTLHCEPAGGMFIWARRDDLANTAEVASQAAARGIMLAPGNMFRPHQEPSPWFRFNVAHCDDEGTFKFFKA, from the coding sequence ATGCCAATTGTCAGTCTGGACTCCAATGATTCCCTCCCGCTGATCGATCAGATCGTGAACGGGGTGAAGAAACTGATCGACGAGCGCGCCATCCGGCCCGGGTCGCGCATGCCTTCGATCCGGAGCTTTGCGCAGGATCACCGCATCAGCCGTTTCACCGTGGTCCAGGCCTACGACCGGCTGGTGGCGATGGGCTGCATGAATTCCCGGCAGGGCTCCGGATTCTATGTGTCACCGCGCCCCAGGCCGCAGGAATCGCCGGATGGCACCTGCCAGCCGGACAGCGCGGTCGACGTGGTGTGGCTGCTGCGCAATTCGCTCGAGCACCGCAGCAGCCGGACCATGCCCGGCGCCTGGTGGCTGCCGGCCTCATGGATGGTGGAGACCGGCATCCGGAAGAGCCTGCGCGCGCTGTCCCTGCGCGACGGGGAATTCCTCACCGCCTACGGCACGCCGAGCGGTTACCTGCCGTTGCGCGAACTGCTGCGCCACCGCCTGCTCGACATCGGGATCGGCGTCGATCTGCCGCAGATCATCCTGACCTCGGGCGTCACGCACGCGATGGACCTGGTCGCGCGTCACTTCATCCGCGCGGGTGATACCGTTCTGGTCGACGACCCGGGCTATTTCATCCTGTACGGCGGGCTGAAATCCTTCGGTGCGCGCATCGTCGGCGTGCCGTGGAACGCCGACGGTCCCGACGTCGAGACGATGGAGGCGCTGATCAAGGAGCATCGGCCCAGGTTCTTCTTCACCAATACCATCCTGCACAACCCGACCGGCGCCACCATCAGCCAGCCCGTCGCCTACCGCATGCTGCAGCTCGCCGAGAAATACGACATGATGATCGTCGAGGACGACATCTACGGCGACTTCCATCCCGGGAACGCCACGCGCCTCGCGACGCTGGACCAGTTGAAGCGCGTGATCTACGTCAGCAGCTTCTCCAAGTCAGTCTCGGCCAGCCTGCGCGTCGGCTACATGGTCTGCAACCCGGAGATCGCGAGCAGCCTGTGCGACGTCAAGCTGCTGACCGGCCTGACCACCTCCGAGATCAGCGAGCGCCTGATGCACCAGCTCCTGATCGAAGGCCACTACCGCAAGCACCTCGACAAGCTGCGCATGAAATTGCAGCAGGCGCGCGACAAAACTATTGCCCGCCTCGAAGCCCTAGGCTTCACCCTGCACTGCGAGCCGGCGGGCGGGATGTTCATCTGGGCGCGGCGCGACGACCTTGCCAATACCGCCGAAGTCGCCAGTCAGGCCGCAGCCAGGGGCATCATGCTCGCACCGGGGAATATGTTCCGGCCACATCAGGAACCGTCGCCGTGGTTCAGGTTCAATGTGGCGCATTGCGATGATGAGGGGACGTTTAAGTTCTTCAAGGCCTAA
- a CDS encoding DUF2914 domain-containing protein, with the protein MKKTALIFSLFALLLSAALAIAGEVSRAQFTTAVDAREPADDLSEAAAANTQKIYFFTELRDLEGQTVTHRWTYNGNTMAEVSFTPGSARWRVWSSKELLPDWTGTWTVAVVDAGGTVLTEKSFEYK; encoded by the coding sequence ATGAAAAAGACCGCCCTGATATTCTCCCTGTTCGCCCTGCTCCTCTCCGCTGCCCTCGCCATCGCCGGCGAAGTCAGCCGCGCGCAGTTCACCACCGCCGTCGACGCGCGCGAACCGGCGGACGACCTCAGCGAGGCCGCCGCCGCAAATACGCAAAAGATCTATTTCTTCACCGAACTGCGCGACCTCGAAGGCCAGACCGTCACCCACCGCTGGACCTACAACGGCAACACGATGGCCGAAGTCAGCTTCACCCCGGGCAGCGCCCGCTGGCGCGTGTGGTCGAGCAAGGAACTGCTGCCGGACTGGACCGGCACATGGACGGTGGCGGTAGTCGATGCCGGCGGAACCGTCCTGACGGAAAAGAGCTTCGAATATAAGTGA